A genomic window from Silene latifolia isolate original U9 population chromosome 11, ASM4854445v1, whole genome shotgun sequence includes:
- the LOC141611947 gene encoding glutathione S-transferase DHAR2-like isoform X2 has translation MSVEVCVKAANGAPHVLGPFTQRVLLTLEEKKIPYQMHLIDVNDKPTWFLDANPEGKVPVVKFDDKWIPDSDVIVGLLEEKYPDPSLAPNPDFSSVGSKIFSAFVNFLKSKDANDGTEQTLLDELKALDEHLNSHGPYVCGENITAVDLSLAPKLYHLQVALDHFKGWSVPENLTHLHNYMKTLFALESFEKTKAAKEYVCSGWAPKVNA, from the exons ATGTCTGTCGAAGTTTGCGTCAAAGCCGCTAACGGTGCACCTCATGTTCTTG GTCCATTTACTCAAAGGGTGCTTCTGACTTTGGAAGAGAAGAAAATTCCCTACCAAATGCACCTTATTGATGTTAATGACAAGCCCACATG GTTTTTGGATGCAAATCCAGAAGGGAAAGTGCCAGTAGTCAAGTTCGATGACAAGTGGATTCCTGATTCTGATGTCATTGTTGGTCTTCTTGAGGAGAAATACCCCGACCCTTCTCTTGCGCCTAACCCTGACTTCTCCTCCGT GGGATCTAAAATCTTTTCAGCTTTTGTCAATTTCCTGAAGAGCAAAGATGCCAATGATGGGACTGAGCAAACTCTTCTTGATGAGTTGAAGGCACTCGATGAGCATCTCAATTCACAT GGGCCGTATGTTTGTGGAGAAAACATAACTGCAGTTGACTTGAGTTTAGCACCGAAGCTGTACCATCTCCAAGTAGCTCTTGACCATTTTAAGGGTTGGTCTGTTCCAGAGAATTTGACCCATTTGCATAACTATATGAAG ACGCTCTTCGCACTCGAGTCCTTTGAGAAGACCAAAGCAGCAAAGGAATATGTATGTTCAGGTTGGGCACCAAAGGTTAATGCATGA
- the LOC141611947 gene encoding glutathione S-transferase DHAR2-like isoform X1, giving the protein MSVEVCVKAANGAPHVLGDCPFTQRVLLTLEEKKIPYQMHLIDVNDKPTWFLDANPEGKVPVVKFDDKWIPDSDVIVGLLEEKYPDPSLAPNPDFSSVGSKIFSAFVNFLKSKDANDGTEQTLLDELKALDEHLNSHGPYVCGENITAVDLSLAPKLYHLQVALDHFKGWSVPENLTHLHNYMKTLFALESFEKTKAAKEYVCSGWAPKVNA; this is encoded by the exons ATGTCTGTCGAAGTTTGCGTCAAAGCCGCTAACGGTGCACCTCATGTTCTTGGTGATT GTCCATTTACTCAAAGGGTGCTTCTGACTTTGGAAGAGAAGAAAATTCCCTACCAAATGCACCTTATTGATGTTAATGACAAGCCCACATG GTTTTTGGATGCAAATCCAGAAGGGAAAGTGCCAGTAGTCAAGTTCGATGACAAGTGGATTCCTGATTCTGATGTCATTGTTGGTCTTCTTGAGGAGAAATACCCCGACCCTTCTCTTGCGCCTAACCCTGACTTCTCCTCCGT GGGATCTAAAATCTTTTCAGCTTTTGTCAATTTCCTGAAGAGCAAAGATGCCAATGATGGGACTGAGCAAACTCTTCTTGATGAGTTGAAGGCACTCGATGAGCATCTCAATTCACAT GGGCCGTATGTTTGTGGAGAAAACATAACTGCAGTTGACTTGAGTTTAGCACCGAAGCTGTACCATCTCCAAGTAGCTCTTGACCATTTTAAGGGTTGGTCTGTTCCAGAGAATTTGACCCATTTGCATAACTATATGAAG ACGCTCTTCGCACTCGAGTCCTTTGAGAAGACCAAAGCAGCAAAGGAATATGTATGTTCAGGTTGGGCACCAAAGGTTAATGCATGA